The genomic DNA GGAATTGGTTGAAATTACGAAGAGGCAATTGAATAGGAGTATATAGCCAAAGGAGACAATAAAGTTTTTTTAGTTACAAAATAGGAAGTTAAGTTTAAGCCTCAACCAAAAAATCAAATACATTATTTAACACTGATCCTGTAAAAAAAATGTCCTGCACTATTAAAAGTGGCTGTGTGAAGACGTACAACCCAATTGCCCAATCTCTAACCCCTTTAGACATCACATCTACCGCCATGTTCGTCATCCTTGAAGGAGGCAGCaaacttatttaataatatgatttgaattaaatatatgtaatattattgTACCGCATTAATATTATGATTatagtaattattattattacaatttCAACTTATGAACAGGTTTGCTTTCACTATAAAGAATGCATATTAACAgtcaaaatttaaacatattagataaaataaattttaaataattttacataataatattttaattaaaaataaatttgagtAAAGAAGAATGCCACAAAGAATGAATATAtacattattatattatattatttatgatataatatgatatTATTTCTTACAAATGTTTGAACAACATTAGTTACCATTTAATCCACAAAGCTTTAATTTATAAGTGTCAAAGAAAATAGTAAAATACGAAAGTTAATTTTTGTGGAATGTGAAAAGATTTAAAAAGTGatatttaatttacaatttagcatttaaattaaatttatatattaattatttcgaTACTTACAATATCAATttatctaaaaaatattttactcaaacatttataaataaaaagtatataaattacaTCCTAGCATTAGCCTTTTTTTAAACAACTTCAAAGTCAGAGATTTTAGAAGAATAAGAAATCGAAGattaaaacaccatagttttatAGAGCGATTAATATCCATGAAATATAAACAAATTCTCACATCCGTAGGGCACTCTCCACCGTGAAACATTTTAAACTAAATATGGCCATTTTTTTGGTTTTACCTAATTCCTTTTTCAATATAAATATGGAACTTCAATAGCATATTATTCAAGCCTTTGCTCAAGGGGCCATAAGTGATAAGCAATAAACAGCCCCACAACTTCAAATAAGGTTTTCTTCTTTCTTGCTTTCTTTTCTTCAGgggaaagaaagagagaaaaagataCTTTTTTTGTAAAAAAGTTGTTTAAAAATGGCAAATAATGCTATTATTGGTATCTGTGCGGTGTTCCTGGTGGCCATGGTGGTAGCCGTGGTGGTGGGTGTTACACACATAAAAAACAAGAACGATGGTGAAGAGATATCGAGTTCGAACAAAGCTGTGCAAGCCTTATGTCAACCCACGAATTATAAAGAGACATGCCAGAAAAGCTTGGCGTCGTCAAATTCTAGCGACGTTAAGGAGCTGATGAGGACAGGTTTCCAAGCCGGGCTAGTCGAGATAAAGAACGTGTTGGCCCATTCAGTGACGGTCCAAGAGTTGATCAAGGATGAGAACAACAAAGCCGCACTTGGTGTTTGCCAAGAGGTGTTGGACTTAGCCATTGATGACTTTCAAAAGTCTTTCGACATGCTAGGGGAATATGACATGAGCAAGATTGGAAAATACCTTTTGGAACTGAAGACCTGGCTAAGCGGTGCATTCACGAGTCAACAGACATGTATAGACTCATTTGCGCAATCAAGTAACGAATCATCGCAGAAGATGCAATCAATCTTAAAGACTAGCATGGAGATTACTAGCAATGCTTTAGCGATGCTTAATGGGTTATCCACCATCGTGAAGGAACTTAACATTCCAAACGTCGGTAACGTCGACAGCACGGGGTTCAATCGTAAGCTTTTGTCGGCTGAGGATATGCCTGAGTGGATTAGTCAAGCTGACCGGAAACTCCTTCAAGCAAAACCAATGGATTTGAAGCCTAACGTTGTGGTTGCTAAAGATGGTAGCGGGAAATATGATACTATTAACAAGGCATTGGCTGAAGTCCCCGTGAAAAGTCCCGATCGATTTGTTATTCACATTAAGGCTGGTACTTACAAGGAAAAAATCAACGTGACCAAGCAGATGACGAATGTTGTATTCATCGGTGATGGCCCAACCAAGACCGTCATCACAAATGACATTAGTGTCGCTAAGAATCCACCGGTTAGAACATACCGCACTGCAACTGTTGGTAAGCAGTATTATAGACATATATAAGTTTTAGTGGTGAGGTGAGGTGGCTAACtagtatatatgtatgtatgtttgtGAAATATTTTAGGCGTGGATGGGGCTGGTTTCATGGCCAAGGACATTGGATTCGATAACTCAGCAGGACCCGAAGGTCATCAAGCAGTGGCTTTTAGGGCCACTGCTGATAGGGTCATCATGTTCAACTGCCATTTCACTGGGTACCAAGACACTCTTTACGCTCATAGAGAGAGACAGCTATATACCAACTGTCTCATTACTGGAACGGTGGATTTCATCTTCGGGGATGCGGCGAGCATTTTCCAGAACTGTATGCTCATCGTGAGGAAGCCAGGGCCTGGCCAAAATTGCATGGTTACTGCACAGGGAAGGAATGATCTTGGAACAAACTCAGCCATTGTGCTTCAAAACTGCACCATCTCGGGCGCCCCTGATTACATCCCAGTGAAAGATACGAACAAGGCATACTTGGGGCGTCCCTGGAAACAATTCGCTAGGTCTATCATAATGCAATCTCAGATCGACGACATCATTCAACCAGAGGGTTATGCCCCCATGACAGGCACCATAGGAATAGACACTTCTTTCATTGCCGAGTTTGGAAACAGGGGACCCGGTGCCGATACCAGCCGTAGGGTGGCTTGGAAAGGtataaaaaaaatagatataaaTGAAGCCAACAAATGGACTCCTCGCGTCTATCTTGAATCTGAGACTTGGATTCTGAGTTCCGGCGTTCCCTATAGTCCCGACATGGTCCCTGGAGTCTAAACAGCTTATTATCAATACCAACGCCATTAGTATGCTTATTATCATATCATTGTTCTAATTATGTCATTTTTACTAATTAAGTAAACagtttttttaatcttttatctATCTATGTATATATGTTGAATTTATTGGTTTCGAGTTGTTGTTTCCATTCACTTAATAATGACGTTTACAAAACCCAAAAATTAAGTCAACGTTTAAATATTATTGaacttaatttaatatatattttagaaggATTATTTGGATTGATAGTGTTGTTTTCTTGATGTAGACACCTTACTTTAAATAgatttaataaaatgattattatCAAACTTAATTACaagatttaataaaaaaaatagtttattaagtaataattactaatataatattaaaaattaataaaaaaatcaatcttattttatatatatatatttttatatatggaTTTTAGCAAGCATCCCGCTTATGGAATCAAGGATTTGATCAAGCGGTCAATATTTTTGAATTTGAGCAAAACATATCAGAACATTGTGTTTATAAACATTTAGGGGATGAAAAGGTGGTCTTTCTCGTTCTATATGTCAGGTGAAATTCTACTAGTTGAGAATAATGTAGGGATATTGTCATCGTTTAAACTATGGTTAACCCAATAGTTTAAGTGAAGGACTTGGGAGAAGCTAATTTTATTCTGGGCATTCGAATCCTAAGTGATCGAAAGAACAAAGTGATAGCACTATCGCAAGATTCATACATAGACAAGATGTAATA from Gossypium arboreum isolate Shixiya-1 chromosome 9, ASM2569848v2, whole genome shotgun sequence includes the following:
- the LOC108455249 gene encoding pectinesterase-like → MANNAIIGICAVFLVAMVVAVVVGVTHIKNKNDGEEISSSNKAVQALCQPTNYKETCQKSLASSNSSDVKELMRTGFQAGLVEIKNVLAHSVTVQELIKDENNKAALGVCQEVLDLAIDDFQKSFDMLGEYDMSKIGKYLLELKTWLSGAFTSQQTCIDSFAQSSNESSQKMQSILKTSMEITSNALAMLNGLSTIVKELNIPNVGNVDSTGFNRKLLSAEDMPEWISQADRKLLQAKPMDLKPNVVVAKDGSGKYDTINKALAEVPVKSPDRFVIHIKAGTYKEKINVTKQMTNVVFIGDGPTKTVITNDISVAKNPPVRTYRTATVGVDGAGFMAKDIGFDNSAGPEGHQAVAFRATADRVIMFNCHFTGYQDTLYAHRERQLYTNCLITGTVDFIFGDAASIFQNCMLIVRKPGPGQNCMVTAQGRNDLGTNSAIVLQNCTISGAPDYIPVKDTNKAYLGRPWKQFARSIIMQSQIDDIIQPEGYAPMTGTIGIDTSFIAEFGNRGPGADTSRRVAWKGIKKIDINEANKWTPRVYLESETWILSSGVPYSPDMVPGV